The Falco peregrinus isolate bFalPer1 chromosome 1, bFalPer1.pri, whole genome shotgun sequence genome has a window encoding:
- the LOC101911444 gene encoding cytochrome P450 2H1, translating to MTTILLLVCISCLLLLFATWRSISQKEKEPPGPITVPILGNILQLNPWKLPESLKKLSKKYGSVFTIYVGPQKIVVLYGYDVVKEALIDQADDFSGRGSLPLLRKLFQGTGIVTSNGEVWKQLRRFALTTLRDFGMGKKSIEERIQEEACFLVERIKSTHEQPFNPGNFLVHAVSNVICSIVFGDRFDYEDKKFLTLVDLIEENSKLQNSIQTQLYNFFPNIMEYFPGPHQKLAKNIEEADHFTSEIIAEHQETLDPTCPRDFIDAFINKMEQEKGNGRSEFTTETLRRTTLDLFLAGTGTTSITLRHGFLILQKYPEIVEKIQKEIDSVIGQDRSPCMADRSRMPYTDAVVREIQRFVDLLPLNVPHAVIKDTKFRDYFIPKDTMILPVLNSVLHDSKEFPNPEKFDPGHFLNADGTLKKSDYFMPFSAGKRICVGEGLARMELFIFLTVILQKFTLKPVMDPKDIDISPLATSLANIPRPYEVSFLPR from the exons ATGACCACTATTTTATTGCTGGTCTGCATCTCAtgccttctgcttctctttgccACATGGAGAAGCATATCACAAAAAGAGAAGGAGCCTCCTGGTCCCATCACGGTCCCCATTCTTGGAAACATACTCCAGCTGAATCCCTGGAAGTTGCCTGAAAGCTTGAAGAAG CTCAGCAAGAAGTATGGCTCTGTCTTCACAATATATGTAGGCCCACAAAAGATTGTGGTGCTGTATGGCTATGATGTTGTGAAAGAAGCTCTGATCGATCAGGCAGATGACTTCAGTGGAAGAGGCAGTCTACCACTGTTAAGAAAACTCTTCCAAGGCACAG GCATTGTGACCAGCAATGGTGAGGTCTGGAAGCAACTCCGACGATTTGCACTCACCACCCTGCGGGATTTtgggatggggaagaagagCATCGAGGAGCGAATCCAGGAGGAAGCTTGTTTTCTGGTGGAGAGGATCAAGAGCACACATG AGCAACCCTTCAACCCTGGAAACTTCCTAGTCCATGCTGTTTCCAATGTCATCTGCTCCATCGTCTTTGGGGACCGGTTTGACTATGAGGACAAGAAATTTCTAACTTTGGTTGATTTGATAGAGGAAAACAGCAAGCTCCAGAACTCTATACAAACACAG CTGTACAATTTCTTCCCAAATATCATGGAATATTTCCCTGGGCCTCATCAAAAACTGgcaaaaaatattgaagaagcTGATCACTTTACTTCAGAAATTATAGCAGAACACCAGGAAACCCTGGATCCCACCTGTCCTCGAGATTTTATTGATGCTTTTATTAACAAAATGGAACAG GAGAAAGGGAATGGTCGCTCAGAATTCACCACTGAGACCTTGAGGAGGACCACGCTCGACTTGTTCCTTGCAGGAACAGGGACCACCAGCATCACACTAAGACATGGATTTctgattttgcagaaatacCCAGAGATAGTAG AGAAAATTCAAAAGGAGATTGACTCTGTGATCGGCCAAGACCGAAGCCCCTGCATGGCAGATCGGAGCCGCATGCCCTACACAGATGCTGTAGTCCGTGAAATCCAGAGATTTGTTGATCTCCTTCCGCTTAATGTCCCACATGCTGTGATCAAAGACACCAAGTTCAGAGACTATTTTATCCCCAAG GACACTATGATACTCCCTGTGCTGAACTCCGTCCTACATGACAGCAAGGAATTTCCAAATCCAGAAAAATTTGACCCAGGACATTTCCTGAATGCAGATGGTACCCTTAAAAAGAGTGACTACTTCATGCCATTTTCTGCAG GAAAACGCATCTGTGTGGGAGAAGGTCTGGCCCGGATGGagcttttcatatttttaacagTCATCCTGCAGAAATTTACTTTGAAACCCGTTATGGATCCCAAGGACATTGACATTTCCCCATTAGCCACCAGTCTGGCAAATATACCTCGACCTTATGAGGTTTCTTTTCTTCCGCGTTAG